The following proteins are encoded in a genomic region of Reichenbachiella sp.:
- a CDS encoding sigma-70 family RNA polymerase sigma factor: MKDHEVLERVSRGDEAALDYLYKKHYKMMTRIVLNNNGTEDEAKDIFQDALLVFWQKAVAGKLVLTSKISTYIYSICLNLWRKELDRKGRLSSEEVERTTYQEHDKNERIKIITDCINQLGDTCRRILTYHYFDGLSMSDIADKLNFANTDTAKTKKYKCKKKLDLMVKRTYSSQDVLD; the protein is encoded by the coding sequence ATGAAAGATCATGAAGTGTTGGAACGGGTGAGTAGAGGGGATGAGGCAGCATTGGACTACCTGTATAAGAAACATTATAAAATGATGACCCGTATTGTGCTAAACAATAATGGGACTGAAGATGAAGCAAAGGATATCTTTCAGGACGCGCTCTTAGTGTTTTGGCAGAAGGCCGTAGCTGGTAAGTTGGTATTGACGTCTAAGATTAGCACATACATTTATAGTATTTGCTTGAATCTTTGGAGAAAAGAGTTGGATCGAAAGGGAAGGCTCTCATCCGAAGAAGTCGAACGGACTACTTATCAGGAACATGACAAGAATGAAAGAATTAAAATAATTACCGATTGTATCAATCAATTGGGGGACACCTGTAGAAGAATACTAACCTACCACTACTTCGATGGATTGTCTATGTCAGATATCGCAGACAAACTAAATTTTGCAAATACTGACACGGCAAAAACCAAGAAGTATAAGTGTAAAAAGAAGCTTGACCTGATGGTTAAGCGGACTTATTCTTCACAAGATGTACTAGATTAA
- a CDS encoding mutarotase has translation MNKEMERRYNEMWKNARSQFISGTCSIDDSIDDAEDLRRGITLLAKPNKEVKNEISSFQLELKKMEPKQYYQPCDDLHLTILSIISCYVGFELAQIRIENYRNLIDECISEPIEIRFDGITASPSGILVQGFPKGDGLKSLRNELRNRFNLSQLQHSIDSRYKINTAHLTIMRFRKPIGDSKKLVRLLEEFRNFSFGKMRINQLQLVFNDWYQRTEIVKKLATFELR, from the coding sequence ATGAATAAAGAGATGGAAAGGCGTTACAATGAAATGTGGAAAAACGCCCGATCTCAATTTATTAGTGGTACCTGTTCTATAGATGACTCAATTGATGATGCCGAAGACCTGAGACGTGGAATAACGCTCTTGGCAAAACCAAATAAGGAGGTCAAAAATGAAATTTCCTCTTTTCAGCTGGAGCTTAAGAAAATGGAACCGAAGCAATATTACCAGCCATGTGATGATTTACACCTGACCATACTTTCAATCATTTCATGCTATGTAGGATTTGAACTTGCTCAAATTAGAATAGAAAATTATAGGAATCTTATAGACGAATGCATTAGCGAGCCGATAGAGATTAGGTTCGATGGAATAACCGCAAGTCCATCTGGAATTTTGGTGCAAGGATTTCCAAAAGGTGATGGGCTTAAAAGCTTAAGAAATGAGCTTAGAAATAGATTTAACTTATCCCAATTGCAGCATTCGATTGACAGTCGTTATAAAATCAATACGGCTCACCTCACAATTATGCGATTCAGGAAGCCAATTGGAGATTCAAAAAAACTAGTGCGGCTGCTAGAGGAGTTTCGGAATTTTTCTTTTGGTAAAATGAGGATTAACCAATTGCAATTGGTATTTAATGATTGGTATCAGCGTACCGAGATCGTAAAGAAACTGGCTACTTTTGAACTCAGATAA
- the gap gene encoding type I glyceraldehyde-3-phosphate dehydrogenase — translation MIKVAINGFGRIGRLAFRALLKKENVEVVAINDLTDTKTLAHLLKYDSTQGKFDGTVEAAEDGIIVNGTKIGITAERVPADLPWGKLGVDVVLESTGRFVDEAGASQHLTAGAKKVVISAPAKGNIPTVVLGVNEEILTGEETIMSNASCTTNCLAPIAKVLHDNFGLEQGYITTIHAYTADQNLQDGPHGDLRRSRAAAINMVPTSTGAAKAVGLVLPALNGKLDGNSMRVPTPTGSITDLVATLSKEVTVEEVNAAMKAAAEGPMKGILKYTEDPIVSSDIVGDPHSSIFDAGITSTNGKMVKVASWYDNEAGYSNRAADLIAKIG, via the coding sequence ATGATTAAAGTTGCTATCAACGGATTTGGACGAATCGGAAGACTTGCGTTCAGAGCATTATTGAAAAAGGAAAATGTGGAAGTCGTTGCGATCAACGACCTGACTGATACTAAGACGTTAGCACACTTATTAAAGTATGATTCTACTCAAGGTAAATTCGACGGGACTGTTGAGGCTGCTGAAGATGGGATCATTGTAAACGGAACTAAGATCGGCATCACGGCTGAGAGAGTACCTGCAGATTTGCCATGGGGCAAATTAGGGGTAGACGTAGTTTTGGAATCTACGGGTAGATTCGTAGACGAAGCTGGCGCTAGCCAACACTTGACTGCTGGAGCGAAGAAAGTAGTTATTTCTGCTCCTGCTAAAGGAAACATCCCAACTGTAGTATTGGGTGTAAACGAAGAAATCTTGACTGGCGAAGAGACAATCATGTCTAACGCTTCTTGTACTACCAACTGTCTTGCACCTATCGCTAAGGTATTGCACGACAACTTTGGCCTTGAGCAAGGATACATTACTACTATCCACGCTTACACTGCTGATCAAAACTTGCAAGATGGCCCTCACGGTGACTTGAGAAGATCTAGAGCTGCTGCTATCAATATGGTACCTACTTCTACTGGAGCTGCTAAAGCTGTTGGATTGGTATTGCCTGCATTGAATGGTAAATTGGATGGTAACTCAATGAGAGTACCTACTCCTACTGGCTCAATCACTGACTTGGTCGCTACTTTGTCTAAAGAAGTAACTGTAGAGGAAGTAAATGCTGCGATGAAAGCTGCTGCGGAAGGACCAATGAAAGGTATCTTGAAGTACACTGAAGACCCTATCGTTTCTTCTGATATCGTAGGTGATCCTCACTCTTCGATCTTCGATGCTGGTATCACTTCTACCAATGGTAAGATGGTGAAAGTAGCGTCTTGGTACGACAACGAAGCTGGATACTCTAATAGAGCCGCTGACTTGATCGCTAAGATTGGATAA
- a CDS encoding YebC/PmpR family DNA-binding transcriptional regulator, whose product MSGHSKWSTIKRKKGAADAKRGKIFSRMSKEITVAVKEGGGSDPEGNPRLRMAIQNAKGVNMPKDNIERAIKKGIGGEANSYIEQTFEGYGPFGVAVFVECLTDNQNRTVQEVRAAFTKNDGSLGTNGSLEFIFDRKGVFTLPVREEMDIEELELELIDGGADELTIEEDYLTVLCALENFGNLNKKFEELNLETENAELQRIPNNTKTVNDEEFQKVMKLIDTLEDNDDVQQVWHNLEVGEGQEELLN is encoded by the coding sequence ATGTCTGGACATAGTAAATGGTCAACGATTAAGCGTAAAAAGGGCGCAGCCGACGCAAAGCGAGGAAAAATATTTTCTCGAATGAGTAAAGAAATCACTGTTGCAGTCAAGGAAGGCGGAGGAAGTGACCCTGAGGGCAATCCTCGCTTGCGTATGGCTATTCAAAATGCCAAAGGGGTAAACATGCCCAAGGACAATATCGAACGAGCTATCAAAAAGGGGATCGGTGGAGAGGCCAATTCCTATATTGAACAAACCTTTGAAGGCTATGGGCCATTTGGTGTTGCTGTTTTTGTAGAGTGTTTGACTGATAATCAAAACAGAACGGTGCAAGAAGTACGAGCTGCTTTTACAAAGAATGATGGTAGCTTGGGTACGAATGGTTCACTCGAATTTATATTTGATAGAAAAGGAGTATTCACATTGCCTGTAAGGGAGGAAATGGATATTGAAGAATTGGAGTTAGAGCTCATTGACGGTGGTGCTGATGAACTTACTATAGAAGAAGATTACTTGACGGTCTTGTGCGCTTTGGAAAACTTCGGTAACCTCAATAAAAAATTCGAAGAGCTCAATCTTGAAACCGAAAATGCCGAACTCCAGCGTATTCCAAACAATACCAAAACGGTAAACGATGAAGAGTTTCAAAAAGTAATGAAGCTTATTGATACCCTAGAGGATAATGATGATGTTCAGCAGGTTTGGCATAATCTGGAAGTCGGTGAAGGCCAAGAAGAGTTGTTGAATTAA
- a CDS encoding DMT family transporter → MNLSKGVQFMIISTFTFSLMKVCVKMISHIPPIEIILFRSLISIVLCVFFFMKDKINPWGNNQKILILRGVVGSISLASYFYILQQIPLAAAASMQYTAPIFTAILGVFIVKEKVSAKQYLFFFLSFLGILVIQGFDARISLIHLVIGIGGAVFTGLAYNCIRILKTSEHPLVIIFYFPLVSLPLAGIISLFNWVNPVGWDWIYLLLVGLFTQIAQYFMTRSYQAEELSKVSIINYMGIIYSLAFGFIIFGETYEWLSYMGMALVIVGIILNLRYKRT, encoded by the coding sequence ATGAATTTATCGAAGGGGGTGCAGTTTATGATCATCTCTACCTTCACTTTTTCTTTGATGAAAGTATGTGTGAAAATGATCTCGCATATACCCCCGATAGAAATCATCTTATTCCGATCTTTGATATCTATTGTTTTGTGTGTCTTTTTCTTCATGAAAGACAAAATCAACCCTTGGGGAAATAATCAGAAAATTTTAATCTTGAGGGGAGTAGTGGGCTCTATTTCATTGGCTTCCTATTTCTATATCCTTCAGCAGATTCCATTGGCAGCGGCGGCTAGTATGCAATACACGGCGCCCATTTTTACAGCGATTCTTGGTGTGTTTATTGTGAAAGAAAAGGTGAGTGCAAAACAGTATCTGTTCTTCTTTCTTTCCTTTTTAGGAATTTTAGTAATTCAGGGATTTGACGCCAGAATTTCTCTGATACATCTGGTAATTGGTATTGGTGGGGCGGTTTTTACTGGCTTGGCGTACAACTGCATACGTATTCTCAAAACTTCTGAACACCCGTTGGTCATCATTTTTTACTTCCCGTTAGTATCACTTCCTTTGGCAGGGATAATATCTCTATTCAATTGGGTCAACCCAGTGGGCTGGGACTGGATATATCTATTGTTAGTCGGGTTATTTACTCAGATTGCACAATACTTCATGACCAGATCTTATCAAGCGGAGGAACTCTCCAAGGTTTCGATAATTAATTACATGGGCATCATTTATTCGCTGGCTTTTGGCTTTATCATCTTTGGAGAGACCTACGAATGGTTGAGTTATATGGGAATGGCTTTAGTAATAGTTGGAATAATTCTGAATCTCAGATACAAACGTACTTGA
- the pdeM gene encoding ligase-associated DNA damage response endonuclease PdeM → MKHFVAQIQNQTFYLLPEKVIFWEEQKALILSDLHIGKASHFRKAGVPISSHIHVNEFFVLDAIIEEFNPGKILFVGDLFHSDHNQEWDLFYNWAHNYEHVELILIKGNHDILPESLYRNSRLKVVEKLLIDNLEFTHERNEKSDGYNISGHVHPAVSMIGSGKQSLKLPCFLFREDHAFLPAFGHFTGMAKIKPSKKDNIFVVAENEIIHVS, encoded by the coding sequence ATGAAGCATTTCGTTGCACAAATTCAAAATCAGACTTTTTATTTATTGCCAGAAAAAGTAATCTTTTGGGAGGAGCAAAAGGCATTGATTTTGTCCGATTTACATATTGGTAAAGCCAGTCATTTTAGAAAAGCAGGAGTACCTATTTCATCACATATCCATGTGAATGAGTTTTTTGTACTTGATGCTATTATCGAAGAATTTAACCCCGGAAAAATTCTTTTTGTGGGAGATCTTTTTCATAGCGATCACAATCAGGAATGGGATTTATTCTACAACTGGGCACACAATTATGAGCATGTTGAATTGATCTTGATAAAAGGTAATCATGATATATTGCCGGAAAGCCTATATCGAAATTCTAGATTGAAGGTCGTGGAAAAACTTCTTATTGACAATTTAGAATTCACACATGAACGAAATGAAAAGTCTGATGGCTACAACATCTCAGGCCATGTACATCCTGCGGTGTCAATGATTGGCTCGGGGAAGCAGTCTTTGAAGCTTCCATGTTTTCTTTTTAGAGAGGATCATGCCTTCCTACCTGCTTTTGGACATTTCACTGGAATGGCAAAAATTAAACCTTCGAAAAAAGATAATATCTTTGTGGTAGCAGAAAACGAGATTATTCACGTTAGCTAA
- a CDS encoding ligase-associated DNA damage response DEXH box helicase — MIAKNAIETGVNWFHSKNWKVYKFQKEMWQAFFDLPNGLLNAPTGSGKTFALWIPAAINAFAAKSKKKKIKVIWLTPLKALANDIKLALEEFSHANELGLDISIRTGDTSTSDRKKITDSAPDALIITPESLHLMMSQKNAPNYFSDLQCVIVDEWHELLGTKRGVQVELALSKLKAWSDKGLKTWGISATVGNMDEALFTLIGPSQSGHIIRANIKKKILIKSVIPKKIENYPWAGHLGIRLMKEVMEIVNQNNTTLLFTNTRSQTEIWYQGIIDKYPEMIGQMAMHHGSIDNDIRRWVEDALNAGKLKLVICTSSLDLGVDFRPVDMVIQVGSPKGVSRFFQRAGRSGHGPGETSQMRFVPTHALELMEATALRSAIDDDLYEPRKPLTNCIDVLVQYLVTLAVGDGFFPNEVYQEVKSTHCFKDLTTAQWQWCLTFITTGGESLSQYEEFSKVEILNGVYKVNRQRTAMRHRLGMGTIVGDPALKVRFITGGYIGTVEESFVSRLNAGDVFWFAGQALEFVRIKDLTVIVKKGRKKKGIVPRWGGGRIPLSSQLSRLLRQKIELAAQGTYESVEMKRLKPLLDLQSKLSIIPDSQTLLIEKTQTKEGFHVFVFPFEGRAVHEVLAGVVAFRMAQSQPITFSISMNDYGFELLSDQEIPIEDALEQDLFTSKDIFFDITSSINQSEMARRRFRDIATISGLVFQGHPGQPIRGKHLQMNSGIIYKALADYDPDNLLLKQAEEEVLSLQLEQERFLESMERINQQKIKLVRTTQPTPFSFPILVDGMRERISSESLTDRIAKMQVNME; from the coding sequence TTGATCGCAAAAAATGCCATAGAAACCGGCGTAAACTGGTTCCATTCGAAAAATTGGAAGGTTTATAAATTTCAAAAAGAAATGTGGCAGGCCTTTTTTGATTTGCCCAATGGCCTGCTAAATGCCCCGACAGGTAGTGGAAAAACCTTTGCGCTCTGGATTCCGGCTGCTATTAATGCTTTTGCTGCCAAGTCGAAAAAGAAGAAAATAAAAGTCATTTGGCTCACACCACTCAAGGCTTTGGCCAATGATATCAAACTGGCACTCGAGGAGTTTAGTCATGCTAATGAATTAGGGTTGGATATCTCTATTCGTACCGGAGATACGTCTACTTCTGATCGAAAAAAAATAACGGATTCGGCACCAGATGCACTGATCATTACACCCGAAAGTCTGCACCTGATGATGAGTCAGAAAAATGCACCTAACTATTTCAGCGATTTGCAATGTGTAATAGTGGACGAATGGCACGAGTTATTAGGAACTAAACGCGGTGTGCAGGTAGAACTGGCTTTGTCCAAACTCAAGGCTTGGTCAGATAAAGGACTTAAGACCTGGGGGATTTCGGCAACCGTGGGCAATATGGATGAGGCTTTGTTCACACTCATCGGTCCTAGCCAGTCAGGTCATATTATTCGAGCCAATATCAAAAAGAAAATTCTGATCAAATCTGTCATCCCTAAGAAGATCGAAAACTACCCATGGGCAGGGCATTTGGGCATACGTCTAATGAAAGAAGTGATGGAAATTGTGAATCAGAACAACACCACGCTGCTTTTCACCAATACCCGTTCGCAAACCGAAATCTGGTACCAAGGCATCATAGACAAATACCCAGAGATGATTGGTCAGATGGCCATGCATCATGGATCTATCGACAATGACATTAGGCGATGGGTCGAAGACGCGCTCAATGCTGGTAAATTGAAATTGGTGATTTGCACTTCTAGTCTCGACTTGGGTGTAGACTTTCGTCCGGTAGATATGGTCATACAAGTAGGTAGCCCTAAAGGTGTGTCGCGATTTTTTCAGCGCGCAGGGCGAAGTGGACACGGCCCGGGAGAGACGAGCCAGATGCGATTTGTACCTACCCACGCCCTAGAACTCATGGAAGCCACCGCATTGCGATCAGCCATTGACGATGATTTGTACGAGCCTAGAAAGCCATTGACCAATTGTATTGATGTACTGGTTCAATACTTGGTAACCTTGGCCGTAGGAGATGGTTTTTTCCCAAATGAGGTTTATCAAGAAGTGAAATCCACTCATTGTTTCAAAGACCTGACAACAGCGCAATGGCAGTGGTGTCTCACTTTTATTACGACAGGAGGAGAGAGCTTGTCGCAATACGAGGAATTCTCCAAAGTAGAAATCCTAAATGGTGTTTATAAGGTGAACCGTCAGCGTACGGCCATGCGACATCGATTAGGAATGGGTACGATTGTCGGCGATCCAGCGCTCAAAGTTCGATTTATTACTGGAGGCTATATTGGGACAGTGGAGGAAAGTTTTGTGTCACGGTTGAATGCGGGAGATGTTTTTTGGTTTGCCGGACAGGCGCTAGAATTTGTGAGGATCAAAGACCTGACGGTCATTGTTAAAAAAGGAAGAAAGAAAAAAGGGATTGTGCCCCGATGGGGAGGCGGTCGAATACCGTTGTCCTCACAGCTTTCCAGGTTACTACGACAAAAAATTGAACTGGCTGCGCAGGGCACCTACGAATCGGTAGAAATGAAGCGGTTGAAACCACTATTGGACCTTCAATCAAAGCTTTCCATCATACCAGATAGTCAGACTTTGCTCATTGAGAAGACACAAACAAAAGAAGGCTTTCACGTTTTTGTATTCCCATTTGAAGGCCGAGCGGTACATGAAGTGTTGGCAGGTGTGGTAGCTTTTCGCATGGCGCAGTCTCAGCCGATTACCTTTTCTATTTCCATGAATGATTATGGTTTTGAATTGTTGTCCGATCAAGAAATCCCAATTGAGGATGCTTTGGAGCAGGATCTTTTTACTTCCAAAGATATTTTCTTCGACATTACCTCATCTATTAATCAATCTGAAATGGCAAGAAGAAGATTTAGAGATATAGCTACTATTTCAGGGTTGGTTTTTCAGGGGCACCCTGGACAGCCTATCCGAGGCAAACATTTGCAAATGAATTCGGGTATTATCTATAAAGCACTGGCAGACTACGATCCTGATAATTTATTGCTCAAACAAGCCGAAGAAGAAGTGCTTTCACTCCAATTGGAGCAAGAGCGCTTCTTAGAATCTATGGAGCGCATTAATCAGCAAAAAATAAAATTGGTACGGACCACTCAACCTACTCCGTTTTCATTTCCTATATTAGTAGATGGCATGCGAGAACGGATTAGCTCTGAAAGCCTGACTGATCGTATAGCCAAAATGCAAGTTAACATGGAATGA
- a CDS encoding DUF2147 domain-containing protein, whose amino-acid sequence MKNILILILLLVSIVEMTLAQDPIIGKWKTIDDDTNKARSVVEIYKKGDLYYGKVVDMFLEPHEDPDPVCDDCDEDDPRYMQKTLGMEILKGAKKDGDEYVDGKILDPENGTVYKCKLWLEDGDLKLRGYVAFFYRTQTWIKNE is encoded by the coding sequence ATGAAGAACATACTAATATTGATTTTACTCTTAGTGTCCATTGTTGAAATGACTTTGGCTCAAGACCCTATCATTGGAAAATGGAAAACGATTGATGATGATACTAACAAAGCTAGGTCGGTGGTAGAGATTTACAAAAAAGGAGACCTGTATTATGGAAAAGTCGTCGATATGTTCCTTGAGCCACATGAGGACCCAGATCCGGTTTGTGATGACTGTGATGAAGATGATCCCAGATACATGCAAAAGACGCTAGGCATGGAAATCTTAAAAGGTGCGAAAAAAGATGGAGACGAATATGTAGATGGAAAAATCCTGGATCCCGAGAACGGCACAGTGTATAAATGCAAATTGTGGTTGGAAGATGGAGATTTGAAACTTCGCGGATATGTCGCCTTCTTTTACCGAACCCAAACCTGGATAAAGAATGAATAA